The window ACCTTAATATGTATCGTGAGATAGACAGGTTGAAAAATGACCCCAAGTTTGTCGAAAATGTGGTAAGACAGGAATTAGGAGTAATAGGTAAAGATGAGGTTATATTCAAAACAGGTAAAAAGCAGGACAACAAAAAATGACAGATCATCCTGATTTTTATACAAAAACCATGGCAAAGGTTTATAGCGACCAGGGCTATTTAAGCAAGGCGGCTGAAATCTATAGATTACTTTTAAAACAGGAGCCTGACAGGAAGGATCTTGTTGACGAGCTTTCCAAAATCGAAAAAAAACTTTCTGAAAAAGCTCCAAGTAATGCTGTTTTATTGCTTAGCAAATGGATTAATCTTGAGCTTAAATATAACAACTTGAAAAAGCTCAAAAATATTAAAAATAGATTGTAAACATAATAGGTTAACTTTGATAGCATCGTAAAAAGTCTAAGAACTACTTTTACGAAACGTGTTAAGTGTTAGGTGCTAAGTGTTAAGAGCTTGATATGACAATTAAATGTTTTATCTTAACACCTAACACTTAACACTTGATGAATTTGACTTTTTACGAGTTCATCAACATT of the Anaerolineae bacterium genome contains:
- a CDS encoding septum formation initiator family protein, encoding MLSIVILILFSLFLLIIFGDDGVVDFVSIKGEKDRLVEKNEKLNQENLNMYREIDRLKNDPKFVENVVRQELGVIGKDEVIFKTGKKQDNKK